A part of Sander vitreus isolate 19-12246 chromosome 8, sanVit1, whole genome shotgun sequence genomic DNA contains:
- the nr2f2 gene encoding COUP transcription factor 2 isoform X2 — translation MAMVVWRGSQDDVADTQGTLSSQTQGGLSLPTPQPGQLNLTASQVAPPTPQTPVQGPPNNTQSTPTNQTTQQSEKQPQHIECVVCGDKSSGKHYGQFTCEGCKSFFKRSVRRNLTYTCRANRNCPIDQHHRNQCQYCRLKKCLKVGMRREAVQRGRVPPTQPHHGQFALTNGDPLHCHSYLSGYISLLLRAEPYPTSRYGSQCMQPNNIMGIENICELAARMLFSAVEWARNIPFFPDLQITDQVALLRLTWSELFVLNAAQCSMPLHVAPLLAAAGLHASPMSADRVVAFMDHIRIFQEQVEKLKALHVDSAEYSCLKAIVLFTTDACGLSDVAHVESLQEKSQCALEEYVRSQYPNQPTRFGKLLLRLPSLRTVSSSVIEQLFFVRLVGKTPIETLIRDMLLSGSSFNWPYMSIQ, via the exons ATGGCAATGGTAGTGTGGAGAGGCTCCCAGGACGATGTGGCTGACACCCAAGGCACCCTTTCCTCGCAAACCCAAGGAGGACTATCTCTTCCCACCCCTCAACCAGGCCAGTTGAATCTGACAGCCTCTCAGGTCGCCCCTCCGACCCCTCAGACTCCGGTCCAAGGACCCCCGAACAACACACAGTCCACGCCGACGAACCAGACGACGCAGCAGTCGGAGAAACAGCCACAGCACATTGAATGCGTGGTCTGTGGGGATAAATCTAGTGGCAAACACTATGGCCAGTTTACTTGTGAGGGCTGCAAAAGCTTCTTCAAACGGAGCGTACGACGGAACCTCACTTACACATGCCGTGCCAACAGGAATTGTCCAATCGACCAACATCACCGCAATCAGTGTCAGTACTGCCGCctcaaaaaatgcctcaaagtCGGCATGAGACGGGAAG CCGTGCAAAGGGGACGGGTGCCACCCACACAGCCACACCACGGTCAGTTCGCCTTGACAAATGGAGACCCACTGCACTGCCATTCCTACTTATCCGGATATATCTCTCTTCTGTTGAGAGCGGAGCCCTACCCGACGTCCCGGTATGGCAGTCAGTGCATGcaacccaacaatataatggGCATCGAGAACATTTGTGAACTAGCAGCCAGGATGCTCTTCAGCGCCGTGGAGTGGGCCAGGAATATTCCCTTCTTTCCAGACCTTCAGATCACCGACCAGGTGGCTCTTCTGAGGTTGACGTGGAGTGAGTTATTTGTGCTCAACGCCGCGCAGTGCTCCATGCCCCTGCATGTGGCTCCTCTCCTGGCGGCGGCTGGCCTTCACGCCTCCCCCATGTCTGCGGACAGAGTGGTGGCCTTTATGGACCACATTAGGATCTTCCAAGAACAAGTGGAAAAGCTCAAAGCTTTGCACGTTGACTCTGCTGAATATAGCTGCTTAAAGGCAATTGTGCTCTTCACCACAG ATGCTTGTGGCCTCTCAGATGTGGCCCATGTGGAAAGTTTGCAGGAGAAGTCCCAGTGCGCCCTGGAGGAATATGTCCGGAGCCAGTATCCCAACCAGCCAACACGGTTTGGGAAGTTGTTACTCCGCTTGCCTTCCCTCCGCACAGTCTCTTCCTCGGTCATAGAACAATTATTTTTCGTCCGATTGGTAGGTAAAACCCCAATTGAAACTCTCATCAGGGATATGTTGCTTTCGGGGAGCAGTTTTAACTGGCCTTACATGTCAATTCAGTAA
- the nr2f2 gene encoding COUP transcription factor 2 isoform X1, with the protein MAMVVWRGSQDDVADTQGTLSSQTQGGLSLPTPQPGQLNLTASQVAPPTPQTPVQGPPNNTQSTPTNQTTQQSEKQPQHIECVVCGDKSSGKHYGQFTCEGCKSFFKRSVRRNLTYTCRANRNCPIDQHHRNQCQYCRLKKCLKVGMRREVSLFTAAVQRGRVPPTQPHHGQFALTNGDPLHCHSYLSGYISLLLRAEPYPTSRYGSQCMQPNNIMGIENICELAARMLFSAVEWARNIPFFPDLQITDQVALLRLTWSELFVLNAAQCSMPLHVAPLLAAAGLHASPMSADRVVAFMDHIRIFQEQVEKLKALHVDSAEYSCLKAIVLFTTDACGLSDVAHVESLQEKSQCALEEYVRSQYPNQPTRFGKLLLRLPSLRTVSSSVIEQLFFVRLVGKTPIETLIRDMLLSGSSFNWPYMSIQ; encoded by the exons ATGGCAATGGTAGTGTGGAGAGGCTCCCAGGACGATGTGGCTGACACCCAAGGCACCCTTTCCTCGCAAACCCAAGGAGGACTATCTCTTCCCACCCCTCAACCAGGCCAGTTGAATCTGACAGCCTCTCAGGTCGCCCCTCCGACCCCTCAGACTCCGGTCCAAGGACCCCCGAACAACACACAGTCCACGCCGACGAACCAGACGACGCAGCAGTCGGAGAAACAGCCACAGCACATTGAATGCGTGGTCTGTGGGGATAAATCTAGTGGCAAACACTATGGCCAGTTTACTTGTGAGGGCTGCAAAAGCTTCTTCAAACGGAGCGTACGACGGAACCTCACTTACACATGCCGTGCCAACAGGAATTGTCCAATCGACCAACATCACCGCAATCAGTGTCAGTACTGCCGCctcaaaaaatgcctcaaagtCGGCATGAGACGGGAAG TTTCTCTTTTTACTGCAGCCGTGCAAAGGGGACGGGTGCCACCCACACAGCCACACCACGGTCAGTTCGCCTTGACAAATGGAGACCCACTGCACTGCCATTCCTACTTATCCGGATATATCTCTCTTCTGTTGAGAGCGGAGCCCTACCCGACGTCCCGGTATGGCAGTCAGTGCATGcaacccaacaatataatggGCATCGAGAACATTTGTGAACTAGCAGCCAGGATGCTCTTCAGCGCCGTGGAGTGGGCCAGGAATATTCCCTTCTTTCCAGACCTTCAGATCACCGACCAGGTGGCTCTTCTGAGGTTGACGTGGAGTGAGTTATTTGTGCTCAACGCCGCGCAGTGCTCCATGCCCCTGCATGTGGCTCCTCTCCTGGCGGCGGCTGGCCTTCACGCCTCCCCCATGTCTGCGGACAGAGTGGTGGCCTTTATGGACCACATTAGGATCTTCCAAGAACAAGTGGAAAAGCTCAAAGCTTTGCACGTTGACTCTGCTGAATATAGCTGCTTAAAGGCAATTGTGCTCTTCACCACAG ATGCTTGTGGCCTCTCAGATGTGGCCCATGTGGAAAGTTTGCAGGAGAAGTCCCAGTGCGCCCTGGAGGAATATGTCCGGAGCCAGTATCCCAACCAGCCAACACGGTTTGGGAAGTTGTTACTCCGCTTGCCTTCCCTCCGCACAGTCTCTTCCTCGGTCATAGAACAATTATTTTTCGTCCGATTGGTAGGTAAAACCCCAATTGAAACTCTCATCAGGGATATGTTGCTTTCGGGGAGCAGTTTTAACTGGCCTTACATGTCAATTCAGTAA